A window of the Myripristis murdjan chromosome 15, fMyrMur1.1, whole genome shotgun sequence genome harbors these coding sequences:
- the tnfaip3 gene encoding LOW QUALITY PROTEIN: tumor necrosis factor alpha-induced protein 3 (The sequence of the model RefSeq protein was modified relative to this genomic sequence to represent the inferred CDS: inserted 1 base in 1 codon) — protein sequence MSQGQNFLPKFLFVSNLLKAVKIRQRVPNDVVKPAASGGLMHHLRGMHRYTLEMIAMNHFPQAFREVVQAAILDRAMQASLEQEKKLNWCREVKKMVPLRTNGDGNCLLHAASQYMLGVQDTDLVLRKALHSVLKETDTGSFRARFQAELLXSQEFTQTGLRYTTMNWEEEWEKIVKMASPVSSSNGLQFDSLEDIHIFILSNILRRPIIVIADQVVRSMKSGSSFSPLNVGGIYLPLHWPPTECYKYPIVLGYDSQHFAPLITIKDSGPEIRAVPLINPGRGGFEELKVHFLMEKEQQQKDRLLKDYLLLIEIPVIGLGYDATRIINAARLDEGNLPEDMNLMEDYLQLVNHEYQRWQEDKEQAWAAQPQRPPPFSVSQLSLIEIRCATPRCTFYVSVDTQPHCHECFEKRQATTGGGARIEGVVQTKGGGVQSAVGGTETEVSSRGVRSSSPPSSSSGRGAVLSSPRSAPPTAPSLSLYSETHAMKCKTPGCLFTLSVEHDGLCERCFNSRQTHGPPGAGTAATGLPGPNGGPIVPHPAQGPGWAQWGGHEAETERCSMCRQEVFRIFNGLCPPCMQRQQAPERGEPQQSNPRTEASSSAWSQARDAERPCLTLTSGHPSAWQAPLARPCKRSGCQFFGTPEKLGFCTICYVDYQTNHHLTPPPAPVQSRHGSEAGYQNPSRCRGPGCGAVGKAMLEGYCNKCYVKEQSARLNQAAHRTPHSPPLVMRDRAAKPRSSQQSQTQTQCRRSGCSNVSPGCTDLCPECHTRGQGREGGRRAQAPKEKSKQRCRTQGCDHYANQEKQGYCNECDHFKQIYRG from the exons ATGTCGCAGGGCCAGAACTTCCTCCCTAAGTTCCTGTTCGTCTCCAATCTGCTGAAGGCGGTGAAGATCCGCCAGCGCGTGCCCAACGACGTGGTGAAGCCGGCAGCCAGTGGCGGGCTGATGCATCACCTTCGGGGTATGCACCGTTACACACTGGAGATGATCGCCATGAACCACTTCCCCCAGGCGTTCAGGGAAGTTGTGCAGGCTGCTATCCTGGACCGAGCCATGCAGGCCTCCTTGGAGCAGGAGAAGAAGCTCAACTGGTGCCGTGAGGTGAAGAAGATGGTGCCTTTACGCACTAATG gAGATGGGAACTGCTTGCTCCACGCGGCCTCCCAGTACATGCTGGGGGTTCAGGACACTGACCTGGTGCTGAGGAAAGCCCTCCACAGCGTTTTGAAGGAGACAGACACTGGCAGCTTCAGAGCTCGCTTTCAGGCAGAGCTAC AGTCCCAGGAGTTCACCCAGACCGGACTCCGATACACCACCATG AACTGGGAAGAGGAGTGGGAAAAGATAGTAAAGATGGCGTCTCCTGTCTCTAGTAGCAACGGCCTCCAGTTTGACTCTCTGGAGGACAttcacatcttcatcctctccaaCATCCTGCGGAGACCCATCATCGTTATTGCCG ACCAGGTGGTGAGGAGTATGAAATCTggctcctccttctctcctctgaaTGTGGGTGGGATCTACCTGCCACTACACTGGCCGCCCACTGAGTGCTACAAATACCCCATTGTGCTAGGTTATGATTCTCAGCACTTTGCCCCCCTCATCACCATCAAGGACAGCGGGCCAG AAATCCGAGCAGTACCACTGATCAACCCTGGCCGGGGCGGCTTTGAGGAACTGAAGGTTCACTTTCTAATGGAGAAggaacagcagcaaaaagacAGGCTTCTGAAAGACTACCTGCTACTGATAGAGATCCCAGTCATAGGCCTGGGCTATGACGCCACACGCATCATCAACGCTGCACG GCTGGATGAGGGCAACCTCCCTGAAGACATGAACCTGATGGAGGACTATCTGCAGCTGGTCAACCATGAGTACCAGCGCTGGCAAGAGGACAAGGAACAGGCGTGGGCCGCCCAGCCCCAGCGTCCGCCACCCTTCTCTGTCTCCCAGCTCTCCCTTATTGAGATCCGCTGTGCCACTCCACGCTGCACCTTCTATGTCTCTGTGGACACGCAGCCCCACTGCCACGAGTGCTTTGAGAAGAGACAGGCCACAACTGGGGGAGGAGCAAGAATAGAAGGGGTGGTTCAGACGAAAGGAGGAGGGGTGCAAAGTGCGGTCGGGGGAACAGAGACTGAGGTGAGTTCCAGGGGAGTCCGAAGCAGCAGCCCTCCTTCCTCCTCGTCTGGGAGGGGGGCGGTGTTATCCAGTCCCCGCTCTGCCCCACCCACCGCTCCCAGCCTCAGTCTGTACAGTGAGACTCACGCCATGAAGTGCAAGACGCCCGGCTGCCTCTTCACCCTTAGTGTTGAGCATGACGGACTTTGCGAGCGCTGCTTCAACTCCAGGCAGACCCACGGACCCCCTGGAGCCGGGACGGCTGCCACAGGACTCCCAGGCCCCAACGGGGGGCCCATAGTCCCTCATCCTGCCCAGGGCCCCGGCTGGGCCCAGTGGGGGGGCCatgaggcagagacagagcgCTGCAGCATGTGCAGACAGGAGGTATTCAGAATATTCAATGGCCTGTGTCCCCCCTGCATGCAAAGACAGCAGGCTCCAGAGAGGGGCGAGCCACAGCAGAGCAACCCTAGGACTGAGGCCTCTTCATCGGCCTGGAGCCAGGCCAGGGATGCCGAGCGGCCGTGCCTCACGTTAACTTCAGGACACCCCTCAGCCTGGCAAGCTCCACTGGCACGGCCTTGTAAAAGATCTGGGTGCCAGTTCTTTGGAACACCAGAGAAGTTGGGTTTCTGCACTATTTGCTACGTTGACTATCAGACCAACCACC ACTTGACTCCTCCCCCAGCTCCAGTCCAGAGCCGACATGGTTCAGAGGCGGGCTACCAGAACCCCTCACGGTGTCGGGGGCCTGGCTGTGGTGCAGTTGGTAAGGCGATGCTGGAGGGCTACTGCAACAAGTGCTACGTCAAAGAGCAAAGTGCACGGCTCAACCAAGCAGCACATCGCACACCACACTCCCCTCCTCTGGTTATG CGGGACCGAGCAGCCAAACCCAGATCATCCCAGCAgtcccagacccagacccagtgCCGGCGAAGTGGCTGCAGCAATGTGTCCCCGGGTTGCACGGACCTGTGCCCAGAGTGCCACACACGCGGCCAGGGCAGGGAGGGGGGCAGGAGGGCGCAGGCGCCCAAAGAAAAGTCCAAGCAGCGGTGCCGGACGCAGGGCTGTGACCACTACGCCAACCAAGAGAAACAGGGCTACTGCAACGAGTGCGACCACTTCAAACAGATCTACCGTGGCTGA